In Chryseobacterium sp., the genomic window CATTATGACATCGCTAGCCTTCATTGTGGGGATGATTCCTCTGATGATTTCTACCGGAGGAATGGCTTCAGGGAACAAATCGATCAGTGTAAGTGCTGCGATAGGAATGTTGAGTGGAGTTGCTTTAGGGGTTTTTATAATTCCTGTGCTGTATATGTTCTTTCAGTATCTGGATGAAAAATTTTCATCCAAAAAGAAATACAGTACCATAGAAACCGCTATGATTCAAAAATGATACGGCAATATGAGAGTCATAAGCAGCTGACGATCAAAAGAATCAATAAAAAAATTCGGAAGAAAATCAATTGAAAAATGAGAATATTTAATATAAAAAGTTTTGTCGCTTCCGGTGCAGTGGTATTGCTGGTGGTGTCCTGTACCGTAGGAAAACCTTATACAAGGACGGACCTTCAGGTACCGGAGAGCTACAAAGAATCTGTACAGGTAACCGGTGATACGGTAGTCCTTCCTTGGAAGACCTTCTTCAAGGATCCAACATTAATAAGGCTGGTTGATAAAGCGCTGTCCAGAAATAACGAAATCAATATCGCATTAAAAAATATAGAACAGCTGGATCTTATTTACAAACAAGCCAAGCTGTCGCTGCTGCCCACCCTCGATTTCAATGCGGGAGCCAATAGAAGCTGGGCTTCTAAGAACAGTCTGAACGGATCCCTGAATGAGCAGTTTCTGGGAACTAAATACATCGATGATTTTACGGCAACCCTTCAGCTTTCATGGGAAGTGGATATCTGGGGAAAATCCAAAATGCAGAAAGAATCTGCCGCTGCGGAATATTTTGGACAGAAGGAAAACCTGTATGCTATAAAAAGCAGAATTGTCGTTCAGGTGGCACAGGCTTACTATAATTTAATCAGCCTCGATGAGCAGCTGAAGATTGCTGAACAGAATATTGAATTGAGCAACAGTACCCTTAAAATGATGGAGCTTCAGTTTAAAGCAGGGCAAATCAACTCATTAGCTGTTCAGCAGTCAGAAGCACAAAAGAAAACAGCAGAGTTGCTGATTCCTCTTGCCAAGCAGAATATTGCGGTCCAGGAAAATGCACTGAGTATTCTTTGCGGTGAATATCCCAATACCATTGAAAGAACGGGAAATCTTAAAACCATGATTCCTGAAAATAAACTGTCCGAAGGAGTTCCTGCCCAGTTGCTGAGCCGAAGACCGGATCTGAAGGCTGCAGAATTCAATGTGGTCAGCCTGAATTCAAAAACAGGGCTGGCAAAAGCAGCCATGTATCCGAGTATCAGTTTATCACCACAGATAGGAGTGAACTCCAATAAGTTGAATACATGGTTTGATATTCCGGGATCGGTTACGAAGACGATAGCCGCTAATCTGGCAGCCCCGATCTTTCAAAAAAAACAGCTGAAAACAGCGTATGAAACAGCCCTGATAGAACAGGAAAAAGCGGCGATCAACTTTAAGCAGTCAGTTATGACTGCTGTAGGTGAAGTCTCAGATGCAATGGCCCAATCTAAAGGTGCTTCCGAAAGACTGCAGCTTTTGGAGCAGAGAACAGCTATTTTAGATAAAGGAATCAATGATGCGCTTAAACTGTATAAAAGCGGAATGGCTACTTACCTTGAAGTGATCACGGCCCAGAATAATAAACTTCAGAATGACCTTGAGGCGATCAATGTTAGTCTTGAAAAATTAAATGCTGAGGTTGACCTGTACAGAGCATTAGGCGGAGGTATAGAATAGTATCATTAAAAGAGAAATGAAAAAGGAAGCAGGTCGCTTCCTTTTATTTTTATATATAACCGGACCATTATTCATTTTCTCGTTCACTAGGCTTAAATTTTTTATATTGTAAATCAGTTGTTTATGAAAATGTTTGTTCTTTTTTTCAAAATGAATGCAAGATTTTCAAAAAACAGGATTTATATACATGAGTACTCGAAAATAAGTAATGTTTAATGTAAAAAATAATGTAATGAAGAAATTTAAAGTACCCAGAATTTTTATGGCTGTTGCACTACTATTGGCCGGCCTCAGTTTATTTTCATGCCTTAATACGGACGGACCGGATATCCCGCCTGTAAAGCTGGAGGATCTTAAAGGAAATTATAAGGGCAGGCTTATTACGGTTCAAGGTGGAACCAGAACAGAGAAAACCATAGATTTTAAAGTGAAAACAGATACCATTGTGTTTGCAGAATTTCCGGTTAAAGAAATTGTGGCCTCTGTGGTTAAAGATCCGGTAAAGACAGAATTGGCAATTAAAGAAATGGGAAAAATAAAATATGATCTTAAATATGCAGCAATGGTTAATACCTATAATAATGTAGTGGAATTGATTTTTACCCCTAAAATTTTGGAGCTAAAAATTCCTGTAGATGGAGCCGTTAAAAATACTACAGTTCAGCTGGCTGCTAAACAGAAAGGATATTTTGTGGGCATGGATCAGTCATTAAGATTTGCTGTGGAAGCAGAAAAGATTACGGTAGATGGCGTAGTACTGAGTCCTTTTGAAACGATCAGTTATAATTTTCCATTTTGCGTAAAAGCTAAATAATAGATATAATCATAAAATGGATTGCATTTTGTAAGATGCAATCTATTTTTGCTTGGAATTTTAATCAATATTCAGTCAGGATACTGCAGCAGTACATGGAGGAAAATAAAGAACAGATTTTGGTAAAGCACCTTCTTTTGAAGGAAGAAACTGCCTGGAAAGAGCTTTTTGGGGCTTATTCCGGTAATCTGGCTTATATCTGTTCGCGCTACATGACTGAGAAAGAAGATGTACATGACGTACTCCAGAACAGCTTTATCAAAATGTTTCGTTCCATAGAATCTTTTGAATACAGGGGAAGCGGTTCCCTGAAGGCATGGATGACCCGGATTACAGTGAATGAATCTTTGAAGCACATTCAACAAAGAGCAGATTTTAAATCAACAGTTGAAGT contains:
- a CDS encoding efflux transporter outer membrane subunit, whose amino-acid sequence is MRIFNIKSFVASGAVVLLVVSCTVGKPYTRTDLQVPESYKESVQVTGDTVVLPWKTFFKDPTLIRLVDKALSRNNEINIALKNIEQLDLIYKQAKLSLLPTLDFNAGANRSWASKNSLNGSLNEQFLGTKYIDDFTATLQLSWEVDIWGKSKMQKESAAAEYFGQKENLYAIKSRIVVQVAQAYYNLISLDEQLKIAEQNIELSNSTLKMMELQFKAGQINSLAVQQSEAQKKTAELLIPLAKQNIAVQENALSILCGEYPNTIERTGNLKTMIPENKLSEGVPAQLLSRRPDLKAAEFNVVSLNSKTGLAKAAMYPSISLSPQIGVNSNKLNTWFDIPGSVTKTIAANLAAPIFQKKQLKTAYETALIEQEKAAINFKQSVMTAVGEVSDAMAQSKGASERLQLLEQRTAILDKGINDALKLYKSGMATYLEVITAQNNKLQNDLEAINVSLEKLNAEVDLYRALGGGIE
- a CDS encoding sigma-70 family RNA polymerase sigma factor, giving the protein MEENKEQILVKHLLLKEETAWKELFGAYSGNLAYICSRYMTEKEDVHDVLQNSFIKMFRSIESFEYRGSGSLKAWMTRITVNESLKHIQQRADFKSTVEVDDLPDLPHEEEPDFEEIPQAVIMKMIRALPDGYRTVFNLYVFEKKSHKEIARLLGIAENSSASQFHRAKGLLVQKIKEFTMSKKAQYE
- a CDS encoding DUF4840 domain-containing protein → MKKFKVPRIFMAVALLLAGLSLFSCLNTDGPDIPPVKLEDLKGNYKGRLITVQGGTRTEKTIDFKVKTDTIVFAEFPVKEIVASVVKDPVKTELAIKEMGKIKYDLKYAAMVNTYNNVVELIFTPKILELKIPVDGAVKNTTVQLAAKQKGYFVGMDQSLRFAVEAEKITVDGVVLSPFETISYNFPFCVKAK